The DNA window GACAAAAAAGATATGGAGATTTTTCTAATTCGGCAACTCTTTTTGCTGTTTGCGGACAATACGAATATTTGGAAAAAGAATCTATTTTTAGAGTGGTTTGATTCACTGAAAAGTCCCGACCTCATCGGTGGAAGACTTGCTTATCTGTTTCAAGTTTTAAATACTCCAGTTGAGAAACGGTCAAAAAACACGGACGAATTGACAAAAGATTTTCCATATGTGAATGGGGAAATTTTTTCACAAAGCCTAGAAATTGCATCGTTCGATGAGGTCATGCGAGAAAAGTTTTTAGAAGCTCTAAAATTTGATTGGTCTCAGATAAATCCAGTTATTTTTGGTTCGATTTTTCAGGCAAGTATGAATGTGGAGACACGGGGAGAACTCGGCTCTCATTTTACAAGTGAAGAAAATATCATGAAACTGATAAATCCGCTATTTTTGGAAAATCTGAAAAACCGTTTTAAGGAAAATCGCGGGAACAGAAAAGCACTTGAAAAACTTCACGGAGAAATTGCAAATCTGAAATTTCTTGATCCTGCATGTGGAAGTGGAAATTTTCTGATAATCACATATCGGGAGTTGAGAAAACTTGAAATTGAGATTTTGAAAATAACAGGTTCATTTCCAATTGTTTCAATTTCCCAATTCTACGGATTTGAGATTGATGAGTTGCCATCACGAATTACAGAAGTAGCAATGCTTTTGATAGATCACCAGATGAATCAGCTTCACCAAAAAACTTTTGGGTCGGCACAATTCAATATTCCAATTAAGAAGTCGGCAAATATTTACAAGTTGAATTCGTTGGAAAAAGATTGGAATGAAGTTATCGGCGAGGTGAATTACATAATTGGAAATCCTCCATTTTTGGGTGCAAGAAATCAGTCGGCAAAACAGAAAGCAGATTTGAAAACTGTTTTTGACAATGTGAAAGGTGCGGGAAATTTGGATTTTGTTTCGGCTTGGTTTTTAAAATCGGCGGACTACATGGAAATCTATCCAAAGACTCAAACGGCACTTGTTTCGACAAATTCGATAGTTCAGGGTGAGCAAGTCGGCACACTTTGGAAAGAGATTTTGGACAATATGAATTTTGAGATCAATTTTGCCCACCAAACTTTTAAATGGAGTAATGAGGCAAAGGGAAATGCTCAAGTTCATTGTGTCATTATCGGTTTTGGTGAGAGTCAAAAAGAGAAAAAAATCTTTGAGTATGAAACTGTGAAAAGCGAACCAAAAGAGAAAATTGTCAAAAATATAAATCCATATTTGATTGAAAGTGAAAGTGCATTTATTTTAAATCGTTCCAAACATATTCAAAAGGGAAATTTGGAAATGACTTTTGGAAGTATGCCAAATGATGGAGGAAGTTTTATTTTTACAGAAACTGAAAAAGGTGATTTTTTACAAACTGAACCAAAAGCAAATAAATTTTTTAGAGAATTTTTTGGAGCAAGAGAGTTTTTAAATAGTGAAAAAAGATTTGCTCTTTGGTTAAAAGATGTTTCTCCAAAAGAGTTAAAATTTATGCCAAAAGTTATGGAGAGAGTTCAAAATGTTAGACAATTGAGACTTGAAAGCAAAAGAGAGGCTACAAAAAAATTAGCAGAAACTCCAACACTTTTTGGAGAAGACCGACAACCCACAAAAGAATATTTAGCAATTCCACAAACTTCATCAGAATTTAGAAAATATATTCCAATTGGATTTTTAAAACCAAATATTTTAGCAAGTAATAAATTAGGCATTTTGCCAAATGCTACACTTTACGAATTTGGAGTTTTGACCTCATCGGTTCATATGGCTTTTATGAGATATGTTGCTGGTCGTCTTAAAAGTGATTACAGTTATTCAATTGGAGTTGTTTATAACAATTTTCCATTTCCTGAAAAAGTTTCCGACAAAAATAGGGAAAAAATTGAGAATTTGGCAAATCAGATTTTGGAAACTCGACAAAAATTCCCTGATAGTTCTCTTGCTGATTTGTATAACCAAAACTCAATGCCTCCCGAACTTTTAAAAGCCCACAAAAATCTTGACTCTGCTGTTGATAAATTGTATAACGACGGCAAAATCTTCAAATCTGATACGGAACGAGTCCAGAAAATTTTTGCAATGCATAAAGAACTCACAAAAGATTTGCTTTCCGATGAGGTCGGTAAAAAGGTGAAACCCCGAAAACGAACCACAAAAAAGATTGAAGTGAAAACCGAAACAAAAAAATCAAGTCAAGAAACTTTCGATTTATAATTTTTTTGTTATGTTCGTGCTTGACACGGATATCTTCTCAAAGTGATAAAATTTTGAAAAATTTAGAAAGGTGATTTTTGGAAAACAAAGAAGAAAATTTAGTTAAAAAAACTTGCCGAGAATTGGGAATCACTCAAAAAGAATTAGCTGAAAAAATTGGTGTTCATGATGTTACAGTTAGAAATTGGACATCAAAAGGAAAAGTTCCAA is part of the Thiovulum sp. ES genome and encodes:
- a CDS encoding N-6 DNA Methylase (PFAM: N-6 DNA Methylase), with protein sequence MNREKAIEFSDRWKSAKYERGEAQTFWNEFFQIFGVDRKRVASFEEPVKKLGNKQGFIDLFWKGKILIEHKSLGKDLGKAKTQAIDYFPNLSDEELPRYILVCDFQNFELFDLEEDQEWKFELSELSENLHLFGFVIDDFRKIFDERVELNLKAGYLLGDFHTEFEKSGYDKKDMEIFLIRQLFLLFADNTNIWKKNLFLEWFDSLKSPDLIGGRLAYLFQVLNTPVEKRSKNTDELTKDFPYVNGEIFSQSLEIASFDEVMREKFLEALKFDWSQINPVIFGSIFQASMNVETRGELGSHFTSEENIMKLINPLFLENLKNRFKENRGNRKALEKLHGEIANLKFLDPACGSGNFLIITYRELRKLEIEILKITGSFPIVSISQFYGFEIDELPSRITEVAMLLIDHQMNQLHQKTFGSAQFNIPIKKSANIYKLNSLEKDWNEVIGEVNYIIGNPPFLGARNQSAKQKADLKTVFDNVKGAGNLDFVSAWFLKSADYMEIYPKTQTALVSTNSIVQGEQVGTLWKEILDNMNFEINFAHQTFKWSNEAKGNAQVHCVIIGFGESQKEKKIFEYETVKSEPKEKIVKNINPYLIESESAFILNRSKHIQKGNLEMTFGSMPNDGGSFIFTETEKGDFLQTEPKANKFFREFFGAREFLNSEKRFALWLKDVSPKELKFMPKVMERVQNVRQLRLESKREATKKLAETPTLFGEDRQPTKEYLAIPQTSSEFRKYIPIGFLKPNILASNKLGILPNATLYEFGVLTSSVHMAFMRYVAGRLKSDYSYSIGVVYNNFPFPEKVSDKNREKIENLANQILETRQKFPDSSLADLYNQNSMPPELLKAHKNLDSAVDKLYNDGKIFKSDTERVQKIFAMHKELTKDLLSDEVGKKVKPRKRTTKKIEVKTETKKSSQETFDL
- a CDS encoding Helix-turn-helix protein (PFAM: Helix-turn-helix) — protein: MENKEENLVKKTCRELGITQKELAEKIGVHDVTVRNWTSKGKVPKIAKNFMELLLEKKEFLNYISQTQKYLQISEQIKDVRIPDTL